The following nucleotide sequence is from Halapricum desulfuricans.
CGTACTCGATCCCGTCGTACCCGTCGACGATCGATCTCAGCAACGACTCGTCGTCGCCGCGGCCGTACACCTCGACTGCCTCGACGCCCTCGAACTCCGTCACTGCCGCCTCGATCAGCTCCTGAGTCAACTGTTCGCGAGTCTCGTCGTCGAGGTCGACGAGTTCGCTCTCGACCTGCTCGCGAACGTCTTCGAGCACCTGTCGCCGGGAGGCTAGCTGTTTCTGCTTTGCCTCCAGATTGCCGCTCGAGAGACGCTGCTCGCGCTCCTGTTCGATCTGTCGTTCGACCTCGCGCTCTCTCCGCCGGCGGATCTCCTCAGCCTCCTGCTCGGCCTCCTCGACGATCTCTTCGGCCCGCTGTTCGGCGCCCGCGCGTATTTCCTCCGCGCGTTCGCGAGCCTGCTCTTTGATGTCTTCTGTGACGCTCTCGAGACTCATAAATGGTCAAAGGATATCGGTGTTACAGCGTGAGGAACACGACGACCAGTGCGAGAATGACGAGCGTTTCGGGAATGACTGTGAGGATCAGCCCACGACCGAACATGTCGTCGTCCTCGGCGACTGCCCCGACGGCTGCGGCACCGATACCACGCTCTGCATATCCCGCGCCGAACGCGGCCAGTCCGACCGCCAGCGCTGCCATCCCGAGATCGAAGTTCGGGATCGCCTGTAGCGGGATCAGTGCGTTCTCTGCCAGTGCGACGACCAGTGGTGCAAGTGATTCTGCCATCATGTTTGAGTATATCGCTGTGCGCGTTTCTCCGAACGGTTGTATCTCCCCACACCGAACCCATAAAGCTTCCCAAACCGTCCGAATGTTCCTCCTGTTGAGAGGCACATATATCCGGAGTGGCGTCGCTCGAACCGGGTCGCTACCTCTTCAGCGGGACGTTCGTACTGATTTCGCCTGCTGAGGGAACGATTTCGTTCAGGAGACGCATCGAAACGTCATCCGGACCCTGTCGGTCGAACGGAATCGAAGATATCGGACCGAACTGTGCCGGCAGAGGGACTACTGGGAGGTCACTCTTCGACTGTGTAGCTCCGCTCGTAGCCGAACGGGTTGTAGACCGCGCCGCCCCCCTCGTAGAACTTGCCGAAGAACTCGACGTACTCGAGGCGGACTGCCTGCAGGCCGGCGCTGGTAACTCCCAGCAACAGCACCAGCAGGTGGCCGAGCAGGAGAATCACGATACCGGCGAGCACGCCGAGAATCAGCGCAGCCGCACCGTCAGCGTTGACTAACCCCGAGAAGATTATCCAGTCGGACTCTTCGGGCATGCCCTGGAAGAAGATGAAGTGGAACTCCCCGTCGTGTTTGTAAGCACCGAACACCAGCAGGTTCACTGCCAGGGCCATGCCGGCTTTCGCCAGCAGGACCGCCGCCAGTCGAGTGTAGGAGATGACGTGTCCGAACACCTGCGTGATGCTCTCGATGACCACGATCCCGCCCTCGGCGACGATTCCGAGCACGAACCCGACCGCGAGCATCCCGAGCCCGATGAACCCGACGGTCTCGGAGAAGCCGGCGAAGCCGAGCGCGAACGCGGCCTCGCTGCCCGTGTTGAACACCTCGAACATGAAGTCGGGTTTCGGCCCGCTGATGTGCGTGCTGAATACCCACAGCCAGATCCCGACGGTCATCAGAACCCAGGACCCGCTCTCGACGAACGCCTCTCGGACCCCGTGATGCAGGTTGTTGAAGAAGTCGAACACGCGTCCGACCACGAGATGGGCGACGCCGACCACGATACTCAGCAGGAGCCAGGCCTGTGCGTATGCGATGTAGTGCGGCTGCAGGCCCTTGTGGATCGGCGGATCGCCGTTCCAGACGATCTCGCCGAGCTGGTGCAAGCCGAAGAACTCCCCGTAGAGGATCCCGAACAGCGCGGTGAACCCACCGGCCCACAGCGCGATCCCGCCGAGGCTCGCCAGCACGTCGCTATCGACGTTACGCATGAGCCAGTAGCCCATGCCCATGTACAGGAGTCCGTACCCGAGATCACCGATCATGAACCCGAAGAACGTCGGGAACGTCAGAAACAGGATCACCGTCGGATCGAGCTCGGTGTACTTCGGCCGGTTGATGACCTCGACCAGCGCCTCGAACGGTCTGACGCCCTGCGGGTTGTCCTGGACGGTCGGGGGACTGTCTTTTCCCAGCGGGACGTACCCGCCGTCGGCGGCCGTCCGCTCGTCGTCGGCCTGCTCTCTGGCGACCGGGCCGTCGGTCCGATCCGGTTCGCGACTGCTTGCTCCGGTCTGTGAACCGCCGCCTGATCCGTCTTCGACGTCTTCGGTGTGTTCGGGGTGGCCGTTCTCGTCGTAGTCGGCCTGCTCGAGCTCCTC
It contains:
- a CDS encoding V-type ATP synthase subunit E, coding for MSLESVTEDIKEQARERAEEIRAGAEQRAEEIVEEAEQEAEEIRRRREREVERQIEQEREQRLSSGNLEAKQKQLASRRQVLEDVREQVESELVDLDDETREQLTQELIEAAVTEFEGVEAVEVYGRGDDESLLRSIVDGYDGIEYGGEIDCLGGVVVESDASRVRIDNTFDSILEDVWQESLREISDELFEEQ
- a CDS encoding V-type ATP synthase subunit I: MLRPERMSRVSVTGSKRVMDDVIEAVHDLDLLHLSDYTNEIEGFEPGDPLEGADEYSEKLVTVRALKSTLGIEEDYEGPTHVVTDEDLEDELEDVRQEVNALDDRREELRSELRSVEDDIEQLEFFVRLGIDLDLLRGYDTLEVAVGEGNAGEVRAELEESGIETFEVTAEGDAVAVFAHVDDTGVLEDALVGATFSEVSVPEGSGDPAEYLKDRRHRKQQLESKLSTVEDELEDLRLEVSGFLLAAEEKLTIAVQKREAPLSFATTDNAFVAEGWIPTDEIDTLRESVETAADGTVEIEELEQADYDENGHPEHTEDVEDGSGGGSQTGASSREPDRTDGPVAREQADDERTAADGGYVPLGKDSPPTVQDNPQGVRPFEALVEVINRPKYTELDPTVILFLTFPTFFGFMIGDLGYGLLYMGMGYWLMRNVDSDVLASLGGIALWAGGFTALFGILYGEFFGLHQLGEIVWNGDPPIHKGLQPHYIAYAQAWLLLSIVVGVAHLVVGRVFDFFNNLHHGVREAFVESGSWVLMTVGIWLWVFSTHISGPKPDFMFEVFNTGSEAAFALGFAGFSETVGFIGLGMLAVGFVLGIVAEGGIVVIESITQVFGHVISYTRLAAVLLAKAGMALAVNLLVFGAYKHDGEFHFIFFQGMPEESDWIIFSGLVNADGAAALILGVLAGIVILLLGHLLVLLLGVTSAGLQAVRLEYVEFFGKFYEGGGAVYNPFGYERSYTVEE